From a region of the Nyctibius grandis isolate bNycGra1 chromosome 10, bNycGra1.pri, whole genome shotgun sequence genome:
- the ACY1 gene encoding aminoacylase-1 isoform X2, whose translation MAPGKPGKSTGASEDPSVTLFREYLRIDTVHPKPDYDAAVRFLERISTDLGLACQKVEVCQGYVVLVLTWQGTNPRLRSVLLNSHTDVVPVFEEHWTYPPFEAVKDSQGNIYARGAQDMKCVSIQYLEAIRRLKTEGKSFARTIHLTFVPDEEVGGHKGMEMFVQRPEFRALNVGFALDEGLASPSDTFSVFYGEKSPWWIKVKCVGSPGHGSRFISNTAAEKMHKVINSFLAFRESEKQRLKSDSSLTLGDVTSLNLTMLEGGVSFNVVPSEMAAGFDVRIPPTVDLKKCMDQHISSTEESDPWWKAFSGVCRDMKLQLKLEIFPAATDSRYIRAAGHPAIGFSPMNRTPVLLHDHNEFLNEQVFLRGIDIYARLLPALASVPPLPAEG comes from the exons ATGGCACCCGGGAAGCCCGGGAAGAGCACAGGGGCCTCAGAGGACCCCTCGGTTACGCTTTTCCGGGAGTACCTGAGGATCGACACCGTCCACCCCAAACCTGACTATG ATGCGGCCGTCAGGTTTCTGGAGCGCATCAGCACCGACCTGGGCTTGGCCTGCCAGAAAGTGGAG GTGTGCCAGGGCTACGTGGTGCTGGTCCTGACGTGGCAGGGCACGAACCCCCGCCTGCGCTCCGTCCTCCTCAACTCCCACACCGACGTCGTGCCTGTCTTTGAG GAGCACTGGACCTACCCACCCTTCGAGGCTGTTAAGGACTCACAGGGCAACATCTATGCCCGGGGTGCCCAGGACATGAAGTGTGTCTCCATCCA GTACCTCGAGGCCATCCGGAGGCTgaagacagagggaaagagTTTTGCCCGCACCATCCACCTCACCTTTGTGCCTG ACGAGGAGGTGGGCGGACATAAGGGCATGGAGATGTTTGTGCAGCGCCCCGAGTTCAGAGCGCTCAACGTGGGCTTCGCCCTGGATGAGG GCCTGGCCAGCCCATCCGACACCTTCAGCGTCTTCTATGGCGAGAAGAGCCCGTGGT GGATAAAGGTGAAGTGTGTGGGCAGCCCTGGGCACGGGTCCCGCTTCATCAGCAACACGGCGGCCGAGAAGATG cacaaAGTCATCAACTCCTTCCTGGCCTTCAGGGAGAGCGAGAAGCAGAG GCTCAAGTCCGACTCAAGCCTGACCTTAGGGGACGTCACCTCGCTCAACCTGACCATGCTGGAGGGGGGCGTCTCCTTCAACGTGGTGCCCTCGGAGATGGCGGCTGGCTTCGACGTCCGCATCCCACCCACCGTGGACCTGAAG AAATGCATGGACCAGCACATCAGCTCCACCGAGGAGTCGGACCCGTGGTGGAAAGCCTTCAGCGGGGTCTGCAGGGACAT GAAGCTGCAGCTCAAGCTCGAGATCTTCCCAGCTGCCACCGACAGCCGCTACATCCGAGCG GCAGGACACCCCGCTATCGGCTTCTCGCCCATGAACCGCACCCCGGTGCTGCTCCACGACCACAACGAGTTCCTCAACGAGCAAGTCTTCCTGCGGGGCATTGACATCTACGCCCGCCTCCTGCCCGCCCTGGCGTCGGtgcccccgctgcccgccgAGGGCTGA
- the ACY1 gene encoding aminoacylase-1 isoform X3 has product MAPGKPGKSTGASEDPSVTLFREYLRIDTVHPKPDYDAAVRFLERISTDLGLACQKVEVCQGYVVLVLTWQGTNPRLRSVLLNSHTDVVPVFEEHWTYPPFEAVKDSQGNIYARGAQDMKCVSIQYLEAIRRLKTEGKSFARTIHLTFVPGLASPSDTFSVFYGEKSPWWIKVKCVGSPGHGSRFISNTAAEKMHKVINSFLAFRESEKQRLKSDSSLTLGDVTSLNLTMLEGGVSFNVVPSEMAAGFDVRIPPTVDLKAFEEQVAMWCRGAGDGVTYEFHQKCMDQHISSTEESDPWWKAFSGVCRDMKLQLKLEIFPAATDSRYIRAAGHPAIGFSPMNRTPVLLHDHNEFLNEQVFLRGIDIYARLLPALASVPPLPAEG; this is encoded by the exons ATGGCACCCGGGAAGCCCGGGAAGAGCACAGGGGCCTCAGAGGACCCCTCGGTTACGCTTTTCCGGGAGTACCTGAGGATCGACACCGTCCACCCCAAACCTGACTATG ATGCGGCCGTCAGGTTTCTGGAGCGCATCAGCACCGACCTGGGCTTGGCCTGCCAGAAAGTGGAG GTGTGCCAGGGCTACGTGGTGCTGGTCCTGACGTGGCAGGGCACGAACCCCCGCCTGCGCTCCGTCCTCCTCAACTCCCACACCGACGTCGTGCCTGTCTTTGAG GAGCACTGGACCTACCCACCCTTCGAGGCTGTTAAGGACTCACAGGGCAACATCTATGCCCGGGGTGCCCAGGACATGAAGTGTGTCTCCATCCA GTACCTCGAGGCCATCCGGAGGCTgaagacagagggaaagagTTTTGCCCGCACCATCCACCTCACCTTTGTGCCTG GCCTGGCCAGCCCATCCGACACCTTCAGCGTCTTCTATGGCGAGAAGAGCCCGTGGT GGATAAAGGTGAAGTGTGTGGGCAGCCCTGGGCACGGGTCCCGCTTCATCAGCAACACGGCGGCCGAGAAGATG cacaaAGTCATCAACTCCTTCCTGGCCTTCAGGGAGAGCGAGAAGCAGAG GCTCAAGTCCGACTCAAGCCTGACCTTAGGGGACGTCACCTCGCTCAACCTGACCATGCTGGAGGGGGGCGTCTCCTTCAACGTGGTGCCCTCGGAGATGGCGGCTGGCTTCGACGTCCGCATCCCACCCACCGTGGACCTGAAG GCCTTCGAGGAGCAGGTGGCCATGTGGTGCCGGGGTGCCGGGGACGGTGTCACCTATGAGTTTCACCAG AAATGCATGGACCAGCACATCAGCTCCACCGAGGAGTCGGACCCGTGGTGGAAAGCCTTCAGCGGGGTCTGCAGGGACAT GAAGCTGCAGCTCAAGCTCGAGATCTTCCCAGCTGCCACCGACAGCCGCTACATCCGAGCG GCAGGACACCCCGCTATCGGCTTCTCGCCCATGAACCGCACCCCGGTGCTGCTCCACGACCACAACGAGTTCCTCAACGAGCAAGTCTTCCTGCGGGGCATTGACATCTACGCCCGCCTCCTGCCCGCCCTGGCGTCGGtgcccccgctgcccgccgAGGGCTGA
- the ACY1 gene encoding aminoacylase-1 isoform X4 → MVCQGYVVLVLTWQGTNPRLRSVLLNSHTDVVPVFEEHWTYPPFEAVKDSQGNIYARGAQDMKCVSIQYLEAIRRLKTEGKSFARTIHLTFVPDEEVGGHKGMEMFVQRPEFRALNVGFALDEGLASPSDTFSVFYGEKSPWWIKVKCVGSPGHGSRFISNTAAEKMHKVINSFLAFRESEKQRLKSDSSLTLGDVTSLNLTMLEGGVSFNVVPSEMAAGFDVRIPPTVDLKAFEEQVAMWCRGAGDGVTYEFHQKCMDQHISSTEESDPWWKAFSGVCRDMKLQLKLEIFPAATDSRYIRAAGHPAIGFSPMNRTPVLLHDHNEFLNEQVFLRGIDIYARLLPALASVPPLPAEG, encoded by the exons ATG GTGTGCCAGGGCTACGTGGTGCTGGTCCTGACGTGGCAGGGCACGAACCCCCGCCTGCGCTCCGTCCTCCTCAACTCCCACACCGACGTCGTGCCTGTCTTTGAG GAGCACTGGACCTACCCACCCTTCGAGGCTGTTAAGGACTCACAGGGCAACATCTATGCCCGGGGTGCCCAGGACATGAAGTGTGTCTCCATCCA GTACCTCGAGGCCATCCGGAGGCTgaagacagagggaaagagTTTTGCCCGCACCATCCACCTCACCTTTGTGCCTG ACGAGGAGGTGGGCGGACATAAGGGCATGGAGATGTTTGTGCAGCGCCCCGAGTTCAGAGCGCTCAACGTGGGCTTCGCCCTGGATGAGG GCCTGGCCAGCCCATCCGACACCTTCAGCGTCTTCTATGGCGAGAAGAGCCCGTGGT GGATAAAGGTGAAGTGTGTGGGCAGCCCTGGGCACGGGTCCCGCTTCATCAGCAACACGGCGGCCGAGAAGATG cacaaAGTCATCAACTCCTTCCTGGCCTTCAGGGAGAGCGAGAAGCAGAG GCTCAAGTCCGACTCAAGCCTGACCTTAGGGGACGTCACCTCGCTCAACCTGACCATGCTGGAGGGGGGCGTCTCCTTCAACGTGGTGCCCTCGGAGATGGCGGCTGGCTTCGACGTCCGCATCCCACCCACCGTGGACCTGAAG GCCTTCGAGGAGCAGGTGGCCATGTGGTGCCGGGGTGCCGGGGACGGTGTCACCTATGAGTTTCACCAG AAATGCATGGACCAGCACATCAGCTCCACCGAGGAGTCGGACCCGTGGTGGAAAGCCTTCAGCGGGGTCTGCAGGGACAT GAAGCTGCAGCTCAAGCTCGAGATCTTCCCAGCTGCCACCGACAGCCGCTACATCCGAGCG GCAGGACACCCCGCTATCGGCTTCTCGCCCATGAACCGCACCCCGGTGCTGCTCCACGACCACAACGAGTTCCTCAACGAGCAAGTCTTCCTGCGGGGCATTGACATCTACGCCCGCCTCCTGCCCGCCCTGGCGTCGGtgcccccgctgcccgccgAGGGCTGA
- the ACY1 gene encoding aminoacylase-1 isoform X1, which translates to MAPGKPGKSTGASEDPSVTLFREYLRIDTVHPKPDYDAAVRFLERISTDLGLACQKVEVCQGYVVLVLTWQGTNPRLRSVLLNSHTDVVPVFEEHWTYPPFEAVKDSQGNIYARGAQDMKCVSIQYLEAIRRLKTEGKSFARTIHLTFVPDEEVGGHKGMEMFVQRPEFRALNVGFALDEGLASPSDTFSVFYGEKSPWWIKVKCVGSPGHGSRFISNTAAEKMHKVINSFLAFRESEKQRLKSDSSLTLGDVTSLNLTMLEGGVSFNVVPSEMAAGFDVRIPPTVDLKAFEEQVAMWCRGAGDGVTYEFHQKCMDQHISSTEESDPWWKAFSGVCRDMKLQLKLEIFPAATDSRYIRAAGHPAIGFSPMNRTPVLLHDHNEFLNEQVFLRGIDIYARLLPALASVPPLPAEG; encoded by the exons ATGGCACCCGGGAAGCCCGGGAAGAGCACAGGGGCCTCAGAGGACCCCTCGGTTACGCTTTTCCGGGAGTACCTGAGGATCGACACCGTCCACCCCAAACCTGACTATG ATGCGGCCGTCAGGTTTCTGGAGCGCATCAGCACCGACCTGGGCTTGGCCTGCCAGAAAGTGGAG GTGTGCCAGGGCTACGTGGTGCTGGTCCTGACGTGGCAGGGCACGAACCCCCGCCTGCGCTCCGTCCTCCTCAACTCCCACACCGACGTCGTGCCTGTCTTTGAG GAGCACTGGACCTACCCACCCTTCGAGGCTGTTAAGGACTCACAGGGCAACATCTATGCCCGGGGTGCCCAGGACATGAAGTGTGTCTCCATCCA GTACCTCGAGGCCATCCGGAGGCTgaagacagagggaaagagTTTTGCCCGCACCATCCACCTCACCTTTGTGCCTG ACGAGGAGGTGGGCGGACATAAGGGCATGGAGATGTTTGTGCAGCGCCCCGAGTTCAGAGCGCTCAACGTGGGCTTCGCCCTGGATGAGG GCCTGGCCAGCCCATCCGACACCTTCAGCGTCTTCTATGGCGAGAAGAGCCCGTGGT GGATAAAGGTGAAGTGTGTGGGCAGCCCTGGGCACGGGTCCCGCTTCATCAGCAACACGGCGGCCGAGAAGATG cacaaAGTCATCAACTCCTTCCTGGCCTTCAGGGAGAGCGAGAAGCAGAG GCTCAAGTCCGACTCAAGCCTGACCTTAGGGGACGTCACCTCGCTCAACCTGACCATGCTGGAGGGGGGCGTCTCCTTCAACGTGGTGCCCTCGGAGATGGCGGCTGGCTTCGACGTCCGCATCCCACCCACCGTGGACCTGAAG GCCTTCGAGGAGCAGGTGGCCATGTGGTGCCGGGGTGCCGGGGACGGTGTCACCTATGAGTTTCACCAG AAATGCATGGACCAGCACATCAGCTCCACCGAGGAGTCGGACCCGTGGTGGAAAGCCTTCAGCGGGGTCTGCAGGGACAT GAAGCTGCAGCTCAAGCTCGAGATCTTCCCAGCTGCCACCGACAGCCGCTACATCCGAGCG GCAGGACACCCCGCTATCGGCTTCTCGCCCATGAACCGCACCCCGGTGCTGCTCCACGACCACAACGAGTTCCTCAACGAGCAAGTCTTCCTGCGGGGCATTGACATCTACGCCCGCCTCCTGCCCGCCCTGGCGTCGGtgcccccgctgcccgccgAGGGCTGA
- the ABHD14A gene encoding protein ABHD14A: MPPARSRLGLLLLGALLTLVLYLLLPAARHEQRLAGTRPAEGKRGQRAANASARRGTAAGEPPVFYREVSAGPPASGTAGPGRPDVLFLHGQAFTSKTWEALGTLALLAGEGYRAVAIDLPGYGDSPPTEMVATVQGRVAFLDHVLQELGMRRPVLISPSMSGRFALPFLLEQGDRLAGFVPVAPVGTKDYTAEQYRRVQTPTLILYGDRDTSLGPQALQSLRHLPDHRVAVVPGAGHACYLDKPEDFHQALLGFLRQLK, encoded by the exons ATGCCGCCCGCCCGCAGCCGCCTGGGGCTCCTGCTCCTCGGGGCCCTCCTCACCCTCGTCCTCTACCTCCTGCTCCCGGCCGCCCGGCACGAGCAGCGCCTGGCGGGCACCCGGCCTGCCGAGGGGAAGCGGGGCCAGCGGGCGGCCAATGCCTCCGCGCGAAGGGGCACGGCTGCGGGAGAGCCCCCGGTCTTCTACAGGGAGGTGTCGGCAGGGCCCCCGGCCAGCGGCACAGCCGGCCCCGGGAG GCCCGATGTCCTGTTCCTGCATGGCCAGGCATTCACCTCCAAGACGTGGGAGGCCTTGGGCACGCTGGCACTGCTCGCTGGAGAAGGCTACCGTGCGGTCGCAATAGATCTGCCTG GCTACGGGGATTCGCCCCCAACAGAGATGGTGGCCACGGTGCAGGGCCGGGTGGCTTTCCTGGACCATGTCCTCCAGGAGTTGGGCATGCGGAGGCCCGTTCTCATCAGCCCCTCCATGAGCGGCCGCTTTGCCCTGCCCTTCCTCCTGGAGCAGGGGGACCGGCTGGCTGGCTTCGTGCCCGTGGCACCTGTGGGCACCAAGGACTACACTGCTGAGCAGTACCGGCGGGTCCAG ACGCCCACCCTGATCCTGTACGGTGACCGTGACACAAGCCTGGGTCCCCAGGCCCTGCAGAGCCTCCGGCACCTCCCCGATCACCGCGTGGCCGTGGTGCCCGGCGCCGGCCACGCCTGCTACCTGGACAAGCCGGAGGACTTCCACCAGGCCCTCCTGGGCTTCCTGCGCCAGCTGAAGTGA